The [Clostridium] celerecrescens 18A genomic sequence CAGCCAGGACGGCCCTTCGTCTTGGCGCAGAGGTACACGTTGTATATAGAAGAAGTGAGGCGGAGCTTCCGGCAAGAGCGGAAGAAGTTCACCACGCAAAGGAAGAGGGAATCATTTTCAACCTTTTATCCAACCCGATAGAAATTCTCACCGATGATAAAGGCTGGGTAAATGGAATGAAATGCATTAAAATGGAGCTTGGAGAGCCGGATGCTTCCGGCAGAAGAAGACCTGTTGAGATAGAGGGATCTGAATTCGTCATTGATGTAGATACCGTTATCATGTCATTAGGAACTTCACCGAATCCGCTTATATCCAATACAACTAAAGGACTGGATATCAATAAGCGTAAATGTATCATTGCTGAGGAATCTACAGGAAAGACCAGCAAGGAAGGCGTTTACGCCGGAGGAGATGCGGTAACAGGAGCTGCAACCGTTATTCTGGCTATGGAGGCCGGACGGGCTGGAGCAAGAGGCATTGATGAATACCTTTCTTCTAAGGAATAATCCAGATAGTAAGAAATGAAAGGGCTGCCAGTTCACTGGCGGCCCTTTTGAAAGGTCGTTACATTATTTATGAATAAAAAAATTGATTTATTAAATGGACATATTTTTACATCATTGACCGGCCTGGCCCTTCCCATCATGGTCACGGCCCTGGTGCAGATGGCTTATAATCTGACGGATATGGCCTGGATCGGGTTCGTCGGTTCCCCGGCTGTCGCCGCGGTCGGCGCAGGGGGCATGTATGTCTGGCTCTCCCAGGGCGTTGTTGCTCTGGCAAAAATGGGCGGCCAGGTAAAGGTAGCTCATGCGCTTGGAAAGGGAGACAGGAAGGATGCGGCAGTCTATGCTTCCGGCTCGGTTCAGATGGGGCTTTTGTTTGCACTGCTGTATGGAGTGGTGACGTTTTTCGGGGCAAAGCCTTTGATCGCCTTTTTTGGGTTAAATAATGTTTTTGTTGCATATAATGCCCAGGTTTATTTAAGGATTACCTGTGGATTGATTGTATTTTCCTTTATGAATTCGATTATTACCGGGATCATGACAGCGATGGGCGACAGCAAAACACCGCTGCTTGCGAATTTTATCGGCCTGGTTTTGAATATGGTACTGGATCCTGTCCTGATTTTTGGGGTGGGTCCGATCAAGGGCTTAGGAGTAGCGGGGGCGGCTATTGCCACGGTCATGGCCCAGGCAGTGGTTACCGCAGTATTCCTCATTGCCATTCGAAAGGACCAGGTGCTGTTTGATAAGGTGAAGGTGTTTCATAAGGTCCCCTGGGATTATATGAAAGCCATGATCCGGATCGGTTTCCCTGCTTCCGTTCAGAACCTTATTTATACCAGCATTTCCATGATTCTGACCCGGTTTGTGACCGGATTTGGAGATATTGCTGTGGCGGTGCTGCGGGTGGGCGGACAGATCGAATCCATATCGTGGATGACGGCAGATGGATTTGCAGCCGCCATTAATTCCTTTGTGGGCCAAAATTATGGAGCAGGTCAGTATGGAAGAGTGAAAAAGGGCTATTTTACGGCAATCGGAGTCATGTTTGTCTGGGGATTGTTCTGCTCAGCTCTTCTGATCGGCCTTCCCGAGCATATATTCGGGTTATTCATCCATGAACCAGAAGTTATTCCAATGGGAGTACGCTATCTTGTGATCCTGGGCTTTTGCCAGATGTTCATGTGCATTGAACTGACAACAGTAGGGGCGCTCTCCGGTCTTGGCAGGACTCTTCTCTGCTCGGTCATCAGCGTTTTATTTACTTCCGCCAGGATACCTCTTGCCATGATTTTAAGCAGCACAGCCCTTGGGCTTGACGGAATCTGGTGGGCTTTTACCATTTCAAGTATCATCAAGGGGATTCTATTCTTCATATCCTTCCTTGTGGTGGCAGGAAAGCTGCCACAGGATAAACACCAGGCCCGGCTGGAAGCGGAACTTGAATAGCTAACCCGAAGTTCATTTGGCAGTATCTTACAATTATCAAAATTTTCCAAAAAAGACTTGAATTTCACCATGGTTATACGTTAACATATAAGGTAGAAAAAAGGGGAAAAGGAACTGACGATGAAACGAAAAATGCAGAATATGTATGAAAGAAACAGGAAAATGATTAAAAAGCTTCTCTGCGGCCTGTTGGTAAGTGCAATGGTCTGCGGCCAGACTGTTCCCGCCTGGGCCACGTCAAAAGCAGAAAAAGAAAAGCAGGAAGCGCAAAAGAAACTGGAAGAGGCAAATAAAAAAGCCCAGGAAGCGGAAGGCAAAAAGAGTGCTGCCCAGAATCAGGTATCGAAGCTGACTTCTGATCTGACTGCTCTTTTGGCAGATATCAAAGTTCTGGAAAGTGATATGGCCAGCAAGGAAGCAGAGATCAAGCAGGCAGAACTGGACTATGCAGCGGCTAAGAAAGAGGAAGAAAAGCAGTACTCTTCCATGAAGAAGCGAATCCAGTACATGTATGAGAAGGGGGATACAGAATATCTGGATATTTTCCTTCAGGTAAAGAACATGTCTGATCTTCTTAATAAGGCGGAATACGTAGAAGGAATTTATACATATGACCGGAACATGCTGATCACTTACCAGGAGACAAAGCAGAAGGTGGCCGATTATAAGTCTGACCTGGAAGAGGACAAGGCTGAGATGGAAGTCATGGAGCTGGAGTACAAGGAACAGCAATCTGCACTTGAGACACTGATCTCCACGAAGAAAAAAGAAGTTTCCAATTTCGACAGCCAGCTTGCACAAGCCAAGCAGGATGCGGCGGTTTATGCTCAGACGGTTGCAAAGAAGAATGAGGAGATCCGCAAGGCGAAAGAAGAGGAGGCCAGAAAGAAGGCAGCCGAAGAAGCCAGGAAAAAGGCGGAGGAAGATGCCAGAAAGAAAGCTGCGGCTAACACCAGCTCAAAACCCAAGTCATCCAATGCCAACAACAAGTACACCGGACCGTCTGCCTCCAAAAGTAGCGGGGGATCAGCGGAGGGGCGTGCGGTTGCGGATTACGGACTTCAGTTTGTGGGGAACCCCTATGTATTTGGAGGTACCAGCCTGACGAATGGTACGGACTGCTCCGGGTTTGTACTGTCTGTGTACAAGAAATTCGGCTACTCCCTGCCAAGAAGCTCTTCGGAGCAGCGCTCTGCAGGGCGTGAGGTATCCTATTCTGAAGCCCAGCCGGGAGACCTGATCTGCTATGCAGGCCATATAGGAATTTATATCGGCAATGGACAAATTGTACATGCCAGCTCCCCGTCGACCGGAATTAAGGTAGGAAATGCCACCTACCGGACGATTCTATCCGTCAGAAGAATTGTATAGGAATCTGTTTTGCAGGGAGGGATCCTCGGATCCCCCCCTGTTTCCTTAAAAAGAGCTTGCGGAAATCGACATTATATGAGAAAATGTAATCAAGTATGATGTGATATATTTAACAAAGTACTGTTCACAATTATTACTTATTCGAAAGGAGTTTTAACATGATTTATTCACAGGAAGTAGAAGAGATGTGCACAGTGGCACAGGGCGTTCATCACGGCGCTGCTCCAATCCCAGAAGAAGCAAAATGGGTAAAATCTAGAGAAGTTAAAGATATCTCCGGTCTGACACATGGCGTTGGCTGGTGTGCTCCTCAGCAGGGTGCATGCAAGCTGACTCTTAACGTTAAAGAGGGTATTATCCAGGAAGCATTAGTAGAGACTATCGGCTGCTCCGGTATGACACATTCCGCTGCTATGGCAGCAGAGATTCTGCCAGGACTGACCGTTTTAGAAGCATTAAATACAGACCTTGTTTGTGACGCAATCAACACCGCTATGAGAGAATTATTCTTACAGATCGCATACGGCAGAACACAGAGTGCATTTTCTGAGGATGGACTTCCGGTAGGTGCGGGACTGGAAGACTTAGGAAAGGGTCTCCGTTCACAGGTTGGTACCATGTACGGAACATTAAAGAAAGGTCCTCGTTACTTAGAGATGGCGGAAGGCTATGTAACCGGTATCGCTCTGGATGAAGAAGATCAGATCATTGGCTATCAGTTCGTAAGCCTTGGAAAGATGACTGACTTTATCAAGAAGGGTGATGACCCGACGACTGCTTGGGAAAAGGCAAAAGGACAGTATGGACGCGTTGCCGAAGCTGCTAAGATCATTGACCCAAGACATGAATAATCAGATTGGCAAAAGCCTGTCGGATAGCGGTTATCAAAGCGAAGATATTTGGCCAATAATAAGGAGGACAAGATAATGGCATTATTTGAATCATATGAGAGAAGAATTGACAAAATCAATTCTGTATTAAACAGCTATGGCATTGCTTCTATTGAAGAAGCTGAAAAGATTACAAAAGATGCAGGTCTGGATGTATACGAGCAGGTAAAGAAGATCCAGCCGATCTGTTTTGAGAATGCCTGTTGGGCTTACATCGTTGGCGCAGCAATTGCAATCAAGAAAGACTGTAAAAAAGCGGCAGACGCAGCAGCAGCTATTGGAGAAGGTCTTCAGGCTTTCTGTATTCCAGGTTCCGTTGCCGACCAGCGTAAAGTAGGTCTGGGACACGGTAACTTAGGAAAGATGCTTCTGGAAGAAGAGACCGAGTGCTTCTGCTTTTTGGCAGGTCATGAGTCCTTTGCAGCAGCTGAAGGCGCAATTGGTATTGCTGAGAAGGCAAACAAGGTTCGTCAGAAACCATTAAGAGTTATTTTAAATGGTTTAGGAAAGGATGCAGCACAGATCATTTCCAGAATCAATGGATTTACATATGTAGAAACAGAGATGGATTATTACTCAGGCGAAGTAAAAGAGCTTTGGAGAAAGTCTTACTCAGAAGGCTTAAGAGCAAAAGTTAACTGCTACGGCGCTAACGATGTAACAGAAGGTGTTGCAGTTATGTGGAAGGAAGGCGTTGACGTTTCTATCACAGGAAACTCTACCAACCCAACCAGATTCCAGCATCCGGTAGCAGGAACCTATAAGAAAGAATGTTCAGAGAAGGGCAAGAAGTACTTTTCCGTAGCATCCGGCGGCGGTACAGGACGTACCCTTCATCCGGATAACATGGCAGCAGGCCCAGCTTCCTACGGTATGACTGATACTATGGGACGTATGCACTCTGATGCTCAGTTCGCAGGTTCTTCTTCCGTTCCAGCTCATGTGGAAATGATGGGTCTGATCGGTATGGGAAATAACCCTATGGTCGGAGCTACCGTTGCTGTAGCTGTAGGAATTGAAGAGAGTGCAAAAGAAGGTAAATTCTAAGGATAAACCTTTATTTTAAAGGTAATATACCATTTGATAGTGAAAAGAGGAGTTCGCTTTGGCGGCTCCTCTTTTTGTATGTCTGGGTAATGGACACTACCGGCACTAAATAAAAGGTTGTAACAAGGGTTTTTAAATGTAATATCTAATATATTATGATTCAGCAGTACTGCAGAGTTTCATATCAGGAACTATGAGGATAAGAAGTAATAATTTGAAGGAGTTAAAAAGTATTATAAAAGCTTCCCTTATGTTTTGATAATCCATTCTGCAATATTAGTATATGTGTTTACATAAAAAGGTGTGAACAAGCTGTTATATTAGGATTGCCCAGAATACCGGGAGGAAGGAGAAGGCATGGGGGTTTGGTGGGAGCAGGTCTATGGGTAGGTATGAAAATTAAATAATTATTTCCGCTTTAATGGCAACATTATTAACGGTTTTAATAATATAATGGCTGGTTTACTTGAACAGGCTAAGA encodes the following:
- a CDS encoding MATE family efflux transporter, which encodes MNKKIDLLNGHIFTSLTGLALPIMVTALVQMAYNLTDMAWIGFVGSPAVAAVGAGGMYVWLSQGVVALAKMGGQVKVAHALGKGDRKDAAVYASGSVQMGLLFALLYGVVTFFGAKPLIAFFGLNNVFVAYNAQVYLRITCGLIVFSFMNSIITGIMTAMGDSKTPLLANFIGLVLNMVLDPVLIFGVGPIKGLGVAGAAIATVMAQAVVTAVFLIAIRKDQVLFDKVKVFHKVPWDYMKAMIRIGFPASVQNLIYTSISMILTRFVTGFGDIAVAVLRVGGQIESISWMTADGFAAAINSFVGQNYGAGQYGRVKKGYFTAIGVMFVWGLFCSALLIGLPEHIFGLFIHEPEVIPMGVRYLVILGFCQMFMCIELTTVGALSGLGRTLLCSVISVLFTSARIPLAMILSSTALGLDGIWWAFTISSIIKGILFFISFLVVAGKLPQDKHQARLEAELE
- a CDS encoding C40 family peptidase, producing the protein MKRKMQNMYERNRKMIKKLLCGLLVSAMVCGQTVPAWATSKAEKEKQEAQKKLEEANKKAQEAEGKKSAAQNQVSKLTSDLTALLADIKVLESDMASKEAEIKQAELDYAAAKKEEEKQYSSMKKRIQYMYEKGDTEYLDIFLQVKNMSDLLNKAEYVEGIYTYDRNMLITYQETKQKVADYKSDLEEDKAEMEVMELEYKEQQSALETLISTKKKEVSNFDSQLAQAKQDAAVYAQTVAKKNEEIRKAKEEEARKKAAEEARKKAEEDARKKAAANTSSKPKSSNANNKYTGPSASKSSGGSAEGRAVADYGLQFVGNPYVFGGTSLTNGTDCSGFVLSVYKKFGYSLPRSSSEQRSAGREVSYSEAQPGDLICYAGHIGIYIGNGQIVHASSPSTGIKVGNATYRTILSVRRIV
- a CDS encoding iron-sulfur cluster assembly scaffold protein; translated protein: MIYSQEVEEMCTVAQGVHHGAAPIPEEAKWVKSREVKDISGLTHGVGWCAPQQGACKLTLNVKEGIIQEALVETIGCSGMTHSAAMAAEILPGLTVLEALNTDLVCDAINTAMRELFLQIAYGRTQSAFSEDGLPVGAGLEDLGKGLRSQVGTMYGTLKKGPRYLEMAEGYVTGIALDEEDQIIGYQFVSLGKMTDFIKKGDDPTTAWEKAKGQYGRVAEAAKIIDPRHE
- a CDS encoding GGGtGRT protein; this translates as MALFESYERRIDKINSVLNSYGIASIEEAEKITKDAGLDVYEQVKKIQPICFENACWAYIVGAAIAIKKDCKKAADAAAAIGEGLQAFCIPGSVADQRKVGLGHGNLGKMLLEEETECFCFLAGHESFAAAEGAIGIAEKANKVRQKPLRVILNGLGKDAAQIISRINGFTYVETEMDYYSGEVKELWRKSYSEGLRAKVNCYGANDVTEGVAVMWKEGVDVSITGNSTNPTRFQHPVAGTYKKECSEKGKKYFSVASGGGTGRTLHPDNMAAGPASYGMTDTMGRMHSDAQFAGSSSVPAHVEMMGLIGMGNNPMVGATVAVAVGIEESAKEGKF